The DNA segment CGGCGTGCCGGGCACCGGCAGGAAGCCGACCTCGCCCGCGCCGCCGGTCCAGCCGCGGTGCAGCCGGCCGCCGAGGACGAGGGCGGCGCCGAGGCCCTCCTCGTTCCACAGCAGCACGAAGTCCCCGTGGCCGCGGGCGGCGCCGAGGCGCTGTTCGGCGACGGCGACGAGGTTGACGTCGTTCTCGTACTCGACCGGCATCGGCAGCGCGGCGGCGAGTTCGTCGAGCAGCGCGGGGGAGTGCCAGCCGGGCAGGTGCGAGGCGTAGCGCAGCCGGCCGGTGTTCGGGTCGAACGCGCCGGGCGTGCCGATGACGACCCGGTGCAGCTCGCCGCGCGCCAGCCCGGCCGCCTTCACGGCGCCGTCGAGGGCGTCGGCGACCTGTCGTACGACGGACCGCGCGGGCCTTCTGCCGGGGGTGGGCAGCTCGTACTCGCCGACCGTGCGGCCGGTGATGTCGGCGACGGCGGCGCGGATGCGGTCCGGGGCGACGTCGAGCCCGGCGGCGTAGGCGGCGCCCGGGTTCACCGCGTACAGCTGGGCGCTGGGCCCCGGCCGGCCCTCGCTGGTCCCGGTGACCCGGACCAGCCCCGCGGCCTCCAGCCGGGCCAGCAGCTGGGAGGCGGTGGGCTTGGACAGCCCCGTCAGATTCCCGATCCTGGTCCGGGACAGCGGCCCGTGCTCCAGCAGCAGATCCAGCGCGGCACGATCGTTCATCGCACGCAGCACACGCGGGGTCCCCGGCGTACCGGCCGTTCCTGCCATGGATTCCGCCACCTGCCTCACTGTTAGGAAACTTTCCTATTGCGCCCGAACGTAAGCCCGGGGCGGAGGGGGCGTCAATACGCGAGACCCCCGAGGCAACAGAGTCGTTATCTCGGGGGCCGGGTGCGCGGGGCCTCGGGGGCCGGTCGCGCGAGCGCTACTTCCTCGGCGGAACCGTCCGCTGGGTCGTGATCGGGGTGGTCGCCATCGACTGCGGGGAGTCGGCGTTGGAGAAGGCGGAGGGGGCGGCGACCGCGGCGGTGGGGTCGGGGAGGTCCTGGACGTCCTCGACGGCCGTCGCGCCGCCCACGATGCGGATGTGCGCCGCGTCGAAGGCGCGCTTGATGCGCCAGCGCAGCTCGCGTTCGACGGCGACGGACTTGCCGGGCATGGTCTTGGCGGAGACGCGGACCACCATGGAGTCGATGAGCACGGAGTCCAGGCCGAGGACCTCGATCGGGCCCCACAGCAGCTCGTTCCAGGGCTCTTCCTTGCTGGTCTTCTCGGCGACCTCGTCCAGCGTCGCCCTGACCCTGTCCAGGTCCTCGCTCGCGCGCACGGTCACGTCGACCCCGGCCGTCGCCCAGCCCTGGGACAGGTTGCCGATCCGCTTGACCTCGCCGTTGCGGACGTACCAGATCTCGCCCTCGGCGCCGCGCAGCTTCGTCACGCGCAGCCCGACCTCGATCACCTCGCCGGTGGCCACGCCCGCGTCGATCACGTCGCCGACGCCGTACTGGTCCTCCAGGATCATGAACACGCCGGACAGGAAGTCCGTGACGAGGTTGCGCGCGCCGAAACCGATCGCGACACCGGCGACACCGGCGGACGCCAGCAGCGGCGCCAGGTTGATCTTGAAGGTGGACAGCACCATCAGCGCCGCCGTACCGAGGATCAGGAAGCTCGCCACCGAGCGCAGCACGGACCCGATCGCCGCCGACCGCTGCCGCCGCCGCTCCGCGTTGACCAGCAGTCCGCCCAGCGCGGTGCCGTCCACGGCCTGCGCGGTCCGGGCCATCCGCTCTATCAGCTTGGTGATCGCCCGCCGCACCACCGAGCGCAGCGCCACCGCCACGACGATGACCAGCAGGATCTGAAGCCCCATGGCGAGCCACGTCGACCAGTTCTGCTCGACCCAGCTCGCCGCGTTCGTCGCGCTGTCCTGGGCGTCCTGGAGCGTCGGCACCGCGGGCGCCGTACCCGACGGCGACGGGGACGGCGACGCACCGGCGGCCATCAGGACCACGGGCAAGGACGACACGGCAGGTACCTCCAGGTGCTGCACGGTCCGTACCGGTGGGGCGGGCAGGGTCTGCGAGGTCACGAAAAGATCACCGGACGGCGAGCACCACCACACTAACGGGGCATTGTGGGTGTCCCGCGCGGATCCGCCGAGGAGGAGCGCAGGAGAGACACGGCTCACCCCGGCTTGAACAGGCCGTGATCCGGGGGATGTATCCCCTGTGGTCGAAAACACTCCCAGCCCGTTACCGGGACATGGTGGCGCCGCCACCAGGCATGAGGGGAGACTGGCTGCAGATCGTCCCGGCGCGAGCCACGCGCCGCCGACGCCCAAGGAGGCACCCGTGCCGCATGTCCTGGTCCTCAACGCGTCGTACGAGCCGCTCGGCGTCGTACCGCTCCGCCGCGCGCTCATCCTCGTCCTGGAGAACAAGGCCGTCTCCCTGGAGGAATCCGGCGCCTTCATGCACAGCGCGACCGTCACAGTCCCCGCACCCAGCGTGGTCCGGCTCAAGCGATTCGTCCGGGTTCCCTACCGCGGGCCCGTTCCGCTCACCCGCCGTGCGCTCTTCGCACGCGACGGGGGCCGGTGCATGTACTGCGGTGGCGTCGCAACCAGCGTCGACCACGTCATCCCGCGCAGCCGCGGGGGCAAGCACGTCTGGGACAACGTGGTGGCCTCCTGCCGCCGCTGCAACCACGTGAAGGCCGACCGCCACCTCGTCGAACTGGGCTGGCGCCTGCACCACAAACCCGCCCCGCCCACCGGTCTGGCCTGGCGCATCATCGGCACCGGCCACAGGGACCCGCGCTGGCTGCCCTACCTACAGCCGTACGGCGCGGACGACGCCATGGCCCGGATCGACGGCATCTCAGCCTGACGATCCGGGCCTTCGCGCGTCTCCCCCGCGTGCCGGCCTCCTCGGCCGGGGACGCGGGGCGCGGAGGCGTGCCCGCCCTTCGGCCGTATCGGCCGGCGCTGCCCCTGTCGCGTTGCGCTGCGTAACGTCACGCTCATCACTTGACGATCACGGTCCGGTGTGCGCTCCTTGTGACCATCTGTCGCTCTTACTGAACCCTTACGTTCAGTGCCTTTGCGGCGGTATCACGGCTGTGATGCGGGCGAGAAAGTGAAAGAAGTCAGTGAGAGAGCCGATGGCTGACATCGCCGGGGCCGCCCTCCGGTCGGGGGTGCCGCTGGGTGCCCGCACCGCCGTGAAGCGCCTGCCGCTGGACGCCGGTACCCCCCTCGTCGCTGACGTCTGGATCGGCGGCGACCTCGGGTTCGTCCTCCTTCTGCACCGCAGGGGCGACGGCCTCGTGGCCGAAGAGCTGTACTACTCCTCGCGTGGAGAAGACGGCGTCTGGGAGTGCCCGGAACATCTCAGCGGGGGCATCGTGGGCGTGGAGACGGCGGACCCCTCCGCCGTCGAGTGCGCGCTCGCCGGGGCGCCGATGTCTGTGGTCGCTGAATCCGAGTCCCTGGTGTACACGAGACCCGGCCCCAAGAGCGACGGTGAGGCGTTCGTACACGTGTGGGAGCTCCTGGTGAGCGGTGCGGCGGACCTCATCGAGATCCAGCGCTCTTCACCGGCCCTCCCCGAGGCCCCGGCGCTCTCCAGGCGGGAGCTGACCGGCCCCTTGGTCCTCCTCGTCCTCCTGCCTGGCGAACGCGCGCGCGTTCAGGCCGTGCGAAGAGGGAATTCATCGCTCACTCGACTCGGTGCCCCACTGGAACTCCGTCACCCGGAGCAGTGACCGGCGCGGGCCCGAGGCTCCACTGAGCCCAGACCGTCTTGCCGACGCCGACCCGTGGCGCCACGCCCCAGTCGTCCGCCAGTGCCTGGACCAGCAGCAGACCCCGCCCGAACTGCTGGTCGCCGGTCACCGCACGGAGGCTCGGCCGGAGTTCGCCACGGGGGTCGCTGACCTCGACGCGGAGGGCGGCGGCCGTGGTGAGGACCCGCAGCCGGATGAACCGGCCGCGCAGGCTGCCGTGCAGCAGGGCGTTGGTCATCAGCTCGCTGACGACGAGGGCGACGTCTTCGGTGAGCGCCGTGTACCCCCACTCGCCGACCAGACGCGAGGTGCGGTGCCGGGCCAGGGTGACGCTGCGGGGGAGGGGGGTGTAGTCGAGCTGGTCCTCGTGGACGAGGGCGATGGGGGAGGGGATGGCGTCGGGCATGGGGAGCCTCCGGTGAATTCGCTGAGTGAGCGACCGAAGGCTGACGGTAGCGACGCTTGAGTTATAGATGCAATGTCTGCGGAGATAATTGTCTCCAACGAGTGACGTGCCGTCAGGATGCGACAGACTGAGGCCGTGACTCGTACCTCATCCCTGGGTAACCGAACGTCAACTGTCCTGGGCCGCAGGCTCGGTGGAGAACTGCTGCGGCTGCGGGACGCGGCGGGCAAGACCCAACGGCAGGCCGCCGAGGCGATCAACGCGACGAACTCGAAGATCGTGAAGATGGAACAGGGCTGGGTCCCGATGCGGGACCCGGACATCCGCGTGCTCTGCGAGTGCTACGGGCTCGACGATCCCGAGGCGGTGGGCCGGCTGCTGGACCTGGCCAGGCTGGACCGCGAACGCCGTAAGGCCAAGGGCTGGTGGCAGGACTCGCCCCACCCCGGCGCGCTCACGGAGTACATCGCACTGGAGGCTGCCGCCAGTCGAGTGCGCACATGGCAACTCTCCCTGGTCCCCGGTCTGTTCCAGACCGCCGAGTACGCCCGTGCGCTCGCGGTCAGCGAAGGCGCGGGTGTCTGGGAGGACCCGGACGAGATCGAGCGCCTGGTGGAGATCCGCATGCGCCGTCAGCAACGGCTGTACGACGAGCGCCCACTTGAGGTGTACGCCATCGTCTGGGAGGCGGCACTGCGGCAGTTGATCGGCGGTCCCGGCGTCATGCGCGCCCAGCTGGAGCACCTGCTGAAGGTGGCCGAACTGCCCAACGTCCGTTTGCAGGTACTGCCGTTCCACGCGGGCGGGCACCCCTGTCTCACCGCTTCGTTTACCATCATCTCGTTCGCTGAGAGTGAGGCGGTGGACGTCGTTCACGCGGACACCAACACGTCCACGGTGTGGGCGGAGAACAAGTCCGACAGTACGGCGTACGACGCCTTCTTCGAGCGCACGGCCCGGCTCAGCCGCGCCCAGCGTGATTCGGCCCAGCTGATCGACACCATTCGCCAGGAGATCTGACCTCATGCCCGAGTTCGACTTCGTGAAGTCCAGCTACAGCAACACCGGGGGCGAGTGCGTCGAAGTCGCCCGCAACGTCCCCGACGTCGTCGCCGTCCGCGACTCCAAGACCCCCGACGGGCCGCTGCTCCGTCTCGACCCCCGTGCCTGGACGGAGTTCACTGTTTCGCTCGGCTGACGGCCCGGTCCCGGGAGCCCCCCCGCGCCCCCGGGACCGCACGGCGTCACGCGTACCGCAGCTCCCCCGGCCGTGCCGAGCGGTGCAGCAGGGGCAGGGCGGTGGCCGCAGAGAGCAGGCAGCAGGCGTAGACGAGGACCGGCACCAGCAGGGCGGCGTACGGGACGGTGACCGTGCCGCCGGTCACCGTGGCGTACCAGGTGCCGATCGCCATGCCTCCGGCGCCCGCCAGGACCAGCGCGGGCAGCAGCGGCAGGGCGGTCTCCAGGAGCAGGGCCCGGCCGAGCACCGCCCGCGGCACCCCGGCGGCGGCTCGCCAGGGACTCGGCGGTCGCCACGGCGAGCCCGCACAGGGTGATCGCGAGGGCGACCAGGATCGCGGCGCCCGTCAGATCGATGCCCGTGGTGTAGAAGGACATCGGCATGCCGAGCCCATGGTCCTGGCGCATCCGGCGCAGGTCGGCGAGGAGCGCCTGCCGCTCGCCCGCGAAGCCGGTGCCGACCACCGTGACGAGCAGGACCGCCGCGTGGGTGCGGGCCGCGGCCCACGGGTCGTCGCGCAGCCGTTCCGCCGCGATCAGCGCCGCCGCGGTCCGGGCCCGGCGCGCCACCAGCCGCCCGGCCAGCCGCGCCATGGCCCCGGCCAGCCCCACCGTTCCCGCGCCGACCAGCACGACCAGCGCGAACACGGTCAGCGGCAGCCACCCGCGCGCACCGCCGAAGGCGGCCAGTGCTCCGAGAAGGACGAAGAACAGGAGACCGCTCACGAGCAGCGGCCCCCGCCCGCCGCGCGGCCGCACCCGGCGCACCCGGCCGAGCGGCGAGGCCACCAGCCGGCGCAGCGCCAGCACGGCCACCGCGGTGCCCACCACCGGCACCCCGAGCGCGATCAGCGCGAGGCCGGCCCAGGCTGCCGGTTCCGGGCTGCTCCACAGACGCAGTACGGCCGTGACGGCGGCGACAGTGGCGAGCAGCGAGCCCAGCAGACAGGCCGGGCCGGTCTCCAGCGCGGCGATCCGGCGGACCTGGGCCGGGGTGGCACCGGCCAGCCGCAGCCCGGCCAGCCGCCGATCCCGGTGCACGGCACCGATCCGGGCACACTGGCCGAGGAAGCCCAGCACCGGCACCAGCAGGAGGAGAAGGGCCAGGACCACCCCCGAGCGCTCGCCCTGCTGGTCCAGCAGGCCGCCGCCGACGGAGACGCGGTACTGGCCCCGCAGCGCGGCCAGCGCCACCGCGGCCTGGGCGAACCCCGTCGCCAGCGCGGCCCCGGCCGCGGTCAGCCCGGCCCGCCACCACTCCCGCCGGTCCGCGCCCCGGCCGAGCCGCCAGGCCAGCCGCGCCTCCGTCCACACGCTCACGCCGCCACCCCCGCCGGCAGCACGAGACCGTCGCTCAGCCGCACCTCGCGGTCCGCGTACGCCGCGACCTGCGCGTCGTGCGTGATCAGCAGGACCGCCGTACCCGCCGCGCGGGCCGTGCGCACCAGCGCCGTCATCACCTGCTCGCCCGCCAGCGAGTCCAGGGCCCCCGTCGGCTCGTCCGCGAAGACCACCTTCGGACCGGTCACCAGGGCCCGCGCCAGTGCCACCCGCTGCGCCTGCCCGCCGCTGAGCTCACCGGGCCGCAGTTGCTCCTGCCCCCGCACCCCGAACCGCTCCAGCCACTCGCCCGCCCGCCGCCGGGCCTCGGCGCGGGAAGTTCCGGCCAGCAGCAGCGGCAGCCCCACGTTGTCCACGGCCGTCAGCTCCGGGATCAGCTGCCCGAACTGGAAGACCACCCCGAACTCGGTGCGGCGCAGCTCGGTCAGCCGCTGCTCCGGCAGCCGGTCGAGCCGCTGCCCGGCGTACGACACCGAGCCCTCGTCCGGTCGTACGATCCCCGCCAGCAGGTGCAGCAGCGTGGACTTCCCGCTGCCGCTGGCCCCCGTCACGGCCAGGATCTCGCCCGCGGCCAGCGTGATCGAGGCGCCGCGCAGTGCCGGTGTCCTGCCGTGCGCCTTGACCAGATCCAGGCCCGCCAGCAATGGCGCCTCGCCGCTCATCAGGTCCCCCCTGGGTTTCATGCCGCTCATCAGGTCCCCCTGTGTTTCATGTCGTCTCGACCTCCGAGGTCAGCGTGGTCAGCCGGGCCCCCGTGGTGGTCATCCAGCGGAGGTCGGCGTCGAGGTGGTTCAGGGCGTAGTCCGCCGAGAGCACGGACGCCAGATCGGCGCCCGGGCCCGTCTTCACCGCCGTCAGCTCCCGCATCCGCGCCTTGTGCGCGGCCTGCTGGGCGCGCAGATAGGCGGCCGGATCGCCGCCGGCCAGGATGGAGACGACGACCTTGGCGAAGATCTCGTTCGTCACGAACGGCGCGGGCGGGGCGATGTCGCCGGCCCAGTGGGCCAGCTCGCGCGCGCCGGCGGCCGTCGAGCGGTACAGCGTGCGCTCGGGACCGCCGTCCGCGTCCGTCCCCTCGATCTCCGCGAGACCGTCCCTGACCAGGCGTTGCAGCGTCGTGTAGACCTGCCCGTAGGCCAGGGGGCGCGCCTGCGGGAAGCGTTCGTCGTGGCGCCGTTTGAGGTCGTAGCCATGGCTCGGCCCCGCCTCCAGCAGGCCCAGGAGGATGTGCCGGGTGCTCATGGCGGATCAGTATGCACCAGATACATGT comes from the Streptomyces sp. SUK 48 genome and includes:
- a CDS encoding ROK family transcriptional regulator, with the protein product MAGTAGTPGTPRVLRAMNDRAALDLLLEHGPLSRTRIGNLTGLSKPTASQLLARLEAAGLVRVTGTSEGRPGPSAQLYAVNPGAAYAAGLDVAPDRIRAAVADITGRTVGEYELPTPGRRPARSVVRQVADALDGAVKAAGLARGELHRVVIGTPGAFDPNTGRLRYASHLPGWHSPALLDELAAALPMPVEYENDVNLVAVAEQRLGAARGHGDFVLLWNEEGLGAALVLGGRLHRGWTGGAGEVGFLPVPGTPLVRQVTRANSGGYQELAGAQELPKLARELGVPDVPPGPYTEAARELLARAAEHADGGPHRELLTAYATRLATGLAALVSVLDPELVVLSGSALTAGGEVLRALIQAELEELAAARPRLVLGDIREHPVLRGALESALATTRDEVFDTSR
- a CDS encoding mechanosensitive ion channel family protein, producing MAAGASPSPSPSGTAPAVPTLQDAQDSATNAASWVEQNWSTWLAMGLQILLVIVVAVALRSVVRRAITKLIERMARTAQAVDGTALGGLLVNAERRRQRSAAIGSVLRSVASFLILGTAALMVLSTFKINLAPLLASAGVAGVAIGFGARNLVTDFLSGVFMILEDQYGVGDVIDAGVATGEVIEVGLRVTKLRGAEGEIWYVRNGEVKRIGNLSQGWATAGVDVTVRASEDLDRVRATLDEVAEKTSKEEPWNELLWGPIEVLGLDSVLIDSMVVRVSAKTMPGKSVAVERELRWRIKRAFDAAHIRIVGGATAVEDVQDLPDPTAAVAAPSAFSNADSPQSMATTPITTQRTVPPRK
- a CDS encoding ABC transporter ATP-binding protein, which encodes MKPRGDLMSGEAPLLAGLDLVKAHGRTPALRGASITLAAGEILAVTGASGSGKSTLLHLLAGIVRPDEGSVSYAGQRLDRLPEQRLTELRRTEFGVVFQFGQLIPELTAVDNVGLPLLLAGTSRAEARRRAGEWLERFGVRGQEQLRPGELSGGQAQRVALARALVTGPKVVFADEPTGALDSLAGEQVMTALVRTARAAGTAVLLITHDAQVAAYADREVRLSDGLVLPAGVAA
- a CDS encoding HNH endonuclease; the encoded protein is MPHVLVLNASYEPLGVVPLRRALILVLENKAVSLEESGAFMHSATVTVPAPSVVRLKRFVRVPYRGPVPLTRRALFARDGGRCMYCGGVATSVDHVIPRSRGGKHVWDNVVASCRRCNHVKADRHLVELGWRLHHKPAPPTGLAWRIIGTGHRDPRWLPYLQPYGADDAMARIDGISA
- a CDS encoding PadR family transcriptional regulator gives rise to the protein MSTRHILLGLLEAGPSHGYDLKRRHDERFPQARPLAYGQVYTTLQRLVRDGLAEIEGTDADGGPERTLYRSTAAGARELAHWAGDIAPPAPFVTNEIFAKVVVSILAGGDPAAYLRAQQAAHKARMRELTAVKTGPGADLASVLSADYALNHLDADLRWMTTTGARLTTLTSEVETT
- a CDS encoding DUF397 domain-containing protein, translating into MPEFDFVKSSYSNTGGECVEVARNVPDVVAVRDSKTPDGPLLRLDPRAWTEFTVSLG
- a CDS encoding ATP-binding protein, with translation MPDAIPSPIALVHEDQLDYTPLPRSVTLARHRTSRLVGEWGYTALTEDVALVVSELMTNALLHGSLRGRFIRLRVLTTAAALRVEVSDPRGELRPSLRAVTGDQQFGRGLLLVQALADDWGVAPRVGVGKTVWAQWSLGPAPVTAPGDGVPVGHRVE
- a CDS encoding helix-turn-helix transcriptional regulator, which produces MTRTSSLGNRTSTVLGRRLGGELLRLRDAAGKTQRQAAEAINATNSKIVKMEQGWVPMRDPDIRVLCECYGLDDPEAVGRLLDLARLDRERRKAKGWWQDSPHPGALTEYIALEAAASRVRTWQLSLVPGLFQTAEYARALAVSEGAGVWEDPDEIERLVEIRMRRQQRLYDERPLEVYAIVWEAALRQLIGGPGVMRAQLEHLLKVAELPNVRLQVLPFHAGGHPCLTASFTIISFAESEAVDVVHADTNTSTVWAENKSDSTAYDAFFERTARLSRAQRDSAQLIDTIRQEI